In one Lolium rigidum isolate FL_2022 chromosome 3, APGP_CSIRO_Lrig_0.1, whole genome shotgun sequence genomic region, the following are encoded:
- the LOC124700019 gene encoding putative 12-oxophytodienoate reductase 2 has protein sequence MKPIPLLTPYKMGEFQLSHRVVLAPLSRLRSYGGVPQPHAAVYYSQRATPGGFLISEATLVSGLPQGRQESSSFRDVPGIWAQEHVDAWRPVVDAVHAKGAVFFCQLWHVGDRVVVRPQQVSPQMSFDGRREELSSPRRVTAEEAPRVVDWFRRAARNAVDAGFDGVEILGANGYFVDDGHVGSAGLESRCRFALEVVDAVAREVGGHRMGVCLDQFTTTGTGTGEEHAVALHVVSRLNDHGVLYCHMIEPRIEGRRHVSRQLLPFREAFDGTFIANGGYGREEGDAAVGEGYADLVAYGRLFLANPDLPRRFELAAPLNDCNRATFYGAGDTDTAVGYTDYPFLDRVM, from the exons ATGAAGCCCATCCCTCTGCTGACACCGTACAAGATGGGCGAGTTCCAACTCTCCCACCGCGTCGTGCTGGCGCCGCTGTCGCGGCTGCGCTCCTACGGCGGCGTGCCGCAGCCGCACGCTGCCGTGTACTACTCGCAGCGCGCCACCCCCGGCGGGTTCCTCATCTCCGAGGCCACGCTTGTCTCCGGCTTGCCACAAGGGCGCCAGGAGTCGTCGTCGTTCAGGGACGTCCCGGGGATCTGGGCGCAGGAGCACGTCGACGCGTGGAGGCCCGTTGTGGACGCCGTGCACGCCAAGGGTGCCGTCTTCTTCTGCCAGCTCTGGCACGTCGGCGACAGAGTCGTTGTCCGGCCGCAGCAGGTGAGCCCGCAGATGAGCTTCGACGGCCGCCGCGAGGAGCTGTCCTCGCCGAGGAGGGTGACGGCCGAGGAGGCGCCCCGCGTCGTCGACTGGTTCAGACGCGCCGCCAGGAACGCCGTCGATGCCG GTTTCGACGGCGTCGAGATCCTCGGCGCCAACGGTTACTTCGTCGACGACGGCCACGTCGGCAGCGCCGGTCTGGAGAGCCGCTGCCGGTTCGCGCTGGAGGTGGTTGACGCTGTGGCGCGGGAGGTGGGCGGGCACCGCATGGGAGTCTGTCTGGACCAGTTCACCaccaccggcaccggcaccggtgAGGAGCACGCCGTGGCGCTCCACGTGGTGAGCCGGCTCAACGATCACGGCGTGCTCTACTGCCACATGATCGAGCCGAGGATAGAGGGGCGGCGGCACGTCTCCCGGCAGCTGCTGCCTTTCAGGGAGGCGTTCGACGGTACGTTCATCGCCAACGGCGGCTACGGACGGGAGGAGGGGGACGCGGCCGTCGGCGAGGGGTATGCCGACCTGGTGGCGTACGGGCGGCTGTTCCTGGCGAACCCGGACCTGCCGAGGCGGTTTGAGCTTGCCGCGCCGCTTAACGACTGCAACAGGGCCACCTTCTACGGCGCCGGCGACACCGACACCGCCGTCGGATACACGGACTACCCGTTCCTCGATCGTGTGATGTGA